In Phaseolus vulgaris cultivar G19833 chromosome 3, P. vulgaris v2.0, whole genome shotgun sequence, the sequence CCCATTATTCATATCTGTTACTAGAGAAACCATTGTTTAAACCAAGGATAAGGGACTGTTGTATGGTTGACATGGACAAATGTAGTAGGAACAGCTAAATGAGCATGTAAGCATGATATGAGTGATTTGGGAGGTAGGAACGTTAGCCACTTGAGAACTGTTCTACCAGACTCTTCCATTTTATGTTACATGCGCCTCTAAAAGGAGAATTCGTTGTAGGAAACATCCTTtacaattttgatttaaaaataatggCATTCTTGATAAATATGTGTTAGGAACCAAGAattataaagagaagaaaaagaaaggttCTTATTGAATAGAATGAAAAGAACAAAGAGTTAATGCTCAATCTACAAAAATCACACCTTTTCCCTACCCTCTCCTCTTTCTTTCCTGTTTATATCTAACTAACACCTCAAGTAACTAACTCATGACTATTCTAACTAATTTCTCTTCTCTGTGTATCCTAACAAGACACTCCTCCAAAAATcaccttgtcctcaaggttgGGACAGTGAAATCTCGATCCCATGGCCCATCTTAATCACCATGATCTTTGGGAGAGAACCCATTGGCTACTGATGCAAATTCAGGTCTGGAGGCTTAGGTGGTGGAGGGGATGAGAGAGGTTTTTGTATAAAAGTCTCTGAACCCAGTAAGATGAAATTCCAAGATTCTAATGTCATTGATGTTCCAACCACCTTCATTATCAAATCTAGATCCAGCAATGATTTCTTATGCATATTATGTAAATCTGAATTTGGGAAAAAATGATGCTTAGTTAGTTGCATCTCCACCTTCAACTTTCGTATTGGTTAACTCTATAATTGGGTTATCAAGAAAAAGATCTTCACAGCCCATAGTCTTCACTCTCTATTGATTCATCCCCTTCTTCTACCATCATCAATTTTGTTCCTCTTCCAAATCTCACTTCATTTTTGGTTTTTTCTACACCGCAGAGGGTGTGATTCTTCATTGCTGAACCTTCTTCTACATCTCGAGCCTTCTTCTCTCTCATCATTAATAGAGTTCTCTCCTACTTTAGACAATTTCTCACTTTTCTTGATTTCTCGTTGATTTCTTTCATgtccaacaaactttctttcaTAATGGCCATATCAGCTTTCAGCTCTGCAAGAACCTTCCCCTGTTCACTGACCCACCTCTCCAACACACCCGACAACTTTCTGTAATGGCCCTTTGCAGTAGATCTGGAAGGTCGGACCAATTTTGTTCGGAACCAAGAATTATAAAGAGAAGAAAGTAAAGGTTTTTATTGAATAGAATGAAAAGTGCAAGAAATAGGAGAGCACTCTCTCCTTCAAGGGCTTCCCCTTCACAAAGAGCTAATGCTCAATCTACAAAAATCACATTGTTTCCCTACCCTCTCTCCTTCTTTCCTATTTATATCTAACTGACACCACAAGTAACTAACTCATGACTATTCTAACTAATTTCTCTTCTCTGTGAATCCTAACAATATGATGCAACATATTCACAGGTGGAGCAATGATTTGAAAATCAATATCTTGGCAAGTACATCATGGACAGGCAACTACTAAATACTAAGCTGCAATCCACAATACAGAAAGACGTTTTCAACTTTTTCAAAGTTCACAATAACTAAGGCTAGTTAATAAAATCAAACTAtggcgaaaagaaaagaaaaaaaatacctaTTACTTTGTTTTCTGTATTTTGTTCTACTTGTTGCAGCTGCTTCTTGTATTTCTCTAAGATTGCCTCCCTTCTCCTTCTACTCTCTTCTTTAACCCTATTGAAATCTTCCTCTTCTTGATCAGGTGATTGCAATGTAATCTTCTCATCTAACTCATCTTGTTCATCCTCCCCTCTGAAAACAATTGATTCAATtcagatataaaaaaataatacaaattaaagcataccaataaagaaaaaaaaagtgcttacagTATTCTGTTTAAAGATGTTTAAATACCTCTGTAATTTGTTTTCATCATAAACCTTTACAGGCAAGGaattcttttttctttgttgGTGGTGTTCGGTTTCCTCTTGTTTTGAACGCATTCTATGCCTATCACAACTATCATAATCATCCTCACGAGGCAGATACTTACCCATACCATTCAAAGTGTCTCTACCCGTGTGCCTCCTTCTATCATCTCGCTTCTCCCTCTCCTTAACTTTATCTCTTTCCCAACTCCTATCATCATGATCAGCAGTCTCCCGGTCCCTGTCTCTCTCACCACCCCTTGTTCTCTCTCTACTTCGATATCTTTCCTTTTCCCTTCTCCTATCCCTATCAAACACTGTCTCACAGCTCCTATCTATAACTTTTTCTCTTCTCCTATCCCGATCATCCTCTCTTTGCCTCCTATCTTCTTCCCCATTCATTCTGTGTCTCTCATGGCTCCTTTCAAGTCCTTTTTCCCTTCTAAGTACCCAATCAACCTCCATATTCCTACTCCTCTCTTGTTCTTTTTCCATCTTTAAGTCTCTCTTAACATCTTTGTCTCTACTCCTATCCCTATCCCTATCCCGTGCCTCTCGAACATGATAACTTGCTCTGTGTTCCCTTCTTTCTTCCACCAAATCTCTATTCTCCCATCTGCTTGCCATCATTCTTTCATCATCAAGGTCGTAGTCAGTCTTCAGTCTACCAGCATACGACAGCTCCCCCTTTTCATCAGAGTGCCTTTTCTTTGAATGAGCATGTTTTTCTGCTATACTACCAGAACGAGACCTgtccctagcacatccatttgATCTTGATTGACTTCTATATCTATCACGAGAACGCCGTCTTGATCTTCGATATTTCTCTCCACTTTCTGAGGAAGAGATTCTATAGTAACCAACTTTCCTCCTGTCAAGCTCTAAGTCCTCGTCCTCACAGTAACCTTTATGTTTCTCATTTCCCTTAAAACATTTATATTCCCCACCTGAAGATTTATGATCCAAAAGCCCATTGCCCATATAATCTATACTAGTTCTATCATCCTTCCCATCCAAAAGCTCATTGTTCATATCATCTTCATGTATTCCACTGCCAAAGTGACTCCTTCGGCATGCCTCTTCTTCGCCATCAGGACCAATAGATTTATCATCAACAGTGCACTGTGTTCTAGTTTTTAAATCTTCAGCATGCAACAAAGTCTCCCTGACCAAATGTCCCTGCACAATGCAAATAACTAACTAATAATGAAATGACAATTGATCGACAAAAAACAAATAGCAAGATCACATCAGTACATCAGTAAAACTAAATACAGAAGACACGGAACGTCTCTAACAAATTAACCGTAAAGCCACCATTCTTCACTAAATGATGAGAAGGAAAGAGAAAATATAGAGGTGAAGGAGACATAAATGATGAGAAGTAAAGCCCTATTCTCCTTTTATACAGTAAACGAGAAAAGATAGATAAATTGAAATACCTAATAtataaggattttttttaacaGAACAACACGATGGCGAATCCAATGaccttaaaataaataaattccaCAAAACTTGAATCGGATATACCAGATTTGTGTTATTGGATCGAACATTTCGATCTCCGGTCACGCCAGTTCCGGCAGGGTTAGCATCAAATTGCGCGTCTAATTTCGCTTCGTCTTCTTCGAGAATTTCTCCCTCCTCGACGTCATCATCGGGAACGCCACGATTCGTGCCAGAACTACGGGGCGGAATCGGAGAAGGAGCCACCGGAGCAGTTTCACAGTCGGCGGTTTCACAATAGCTTTCACTTTCTTCCCCATGTTTTCTGCTTCCATGGCGACGGCGGTGGCGGTGGCGCTTCGACGATCGGTCGGCATCTTTCGAAAGAGAGCAGCGGCGGTTCTTGCGCAGTGAATCATGGCCGTCGCCGGAGGCCATGATCGGATACGGTTATTAAGTAAAGTTCGTCGCCGGAGGCCTGTGCTTTATTCTCTGTTAGCAGATAAACCAAATTCGTCTCCCTCAAAAACAGGTAAATCaa encodes:
- the LOC137806388 gene encoding uncharacterized protein isoform X2; protein product: MASGDGHDSLRKNRRCSLSKDADRSSKRHRHRRRHGSRKHGEESESYCETADCETAPVAPSPIPPRSSGTNRGVPDDDVEEGEILEEDEAKLDAQFDANPAGTGVTGDRNVRSNNTNLGHLVRETLLHAEDLKTRTQCTVDDKSIGPDGEEEACRRSHFGSGIHEDDMNNELLDGKDDRTSIDYMGNGLLDHKSSGGEYKCFKGNEKHKGYCEDEDLELDRRKVGYYRISSSESGEKYRRSRRRSRDRYRSQSRSNGCARDRSRSGSIAEKHAHSKKRHSDEKGELSYAGRLKTDYDLDDERMMASRWENRDLVEERREHRASYHVREARDRDRDRSRDKDVKRDLKMEKEQERSRNMEVDWVLRREKGLERSHERHRMNGEEDRRQREDDRDRRREKVIDRSCETVFDRDRRREKERYRSRERTRGGERDRDRETADHDDRSWERDKVKEREKRDDRRRHTGRDTLNGMGKYLPREDDYDSCDRHRMRSKQEETEHHQQRKKNSLPVKVYDENKLQRGEDEQDELDEKITLQSPDQEEEDFNRVKEESRRRREAILEKYKKQLQQVEQNTENKVIDKQAVEIPPTIPNILEDVEVETLFFVRISPLENGDVASDMISSAGGLGEGTPKSEGADDKFCDDIFGETPTGVQKSGKGEGLRIERGGIHDNWDDAEGYYSYRFGEVLDGRYEVIAAHGRGVFSTVVRAKNLESSNGEPGEVAIKIIRSNDTMYKAGMDESVILKKLVGADPDDKRHCVRFLSSFKYRNHLCLVFESLHMNLREVLKKFGRNIGLRLTAVRAYAKQLFIALKHLRNCGVLHCDIKPDNMLVNEAKNVLKLCDFGNAMFAGKNEVTPYLVSRFYRAPEIILGLTYDHPLDMWSVGCCLYELYTGKVLFPGSTNNDMLRLHMELKGLFPKKMLRKGAFIEQHFDQDLNFLATEEDPVTKKAIKRMILNIKPKDIGTIITGSLGEDAKMLANFKDLLEKIFVLDPDKRLTVSQALNHPFITGK
- the LOC137806388 gene encoding uncharacterized protein isoform X1, which translates into the protein MASGDGHDSLRKNRRCSLSKDADRSSKRHRHRRRHGSRKHGEESESYCETADCETAPVAPSPIPPRSSGTNRGVPDDDVEEGEILEEDEAKLDAQFDANPAGTGVTGDRNVRSNNTNLGHLVRETLLHAEDLKTRTQCTVDDKSIGPDGEEEACRRSHFGSGIHEDDMNNELLDGKDDRTSIDYMGNGLLDHKSSGGEYKCFKGNEKHKGYCEDEDLELDRRKVGYYRISSSESGEKYRRSRRRSRDRYRSQSRSNGCARDRSRSGSIAEKHAHSKKRHSDEKGELSYAGRLKTDYDLDDERMMASRWENRDLVEERREHRASYHVREARDRDRDRSRDKDVKRDLKMEKEQERSRNMEVDWVLRREKGLERSHERHRMNGEEDRRQREDDRDRRREKVIDRSCETVFDRDRRREKERYRSRERTRGGERDRDRETADHDDRSWERDKVKEREKRDDRRRHTGRDTLNGMGKYLPREDDYDSCDRHRMRSKQEETEHHQQRKKNSLPVKVYDENKLQRGEDEQDELDEKITLQSPDQEEEDFNRVKEESRRRREAILEKYKKQLQQVEQNTENKVIDKQAVEIPPTIPNILEDVEVETLFFVRISPLENGDVASDMISSAGGLGEGTPKSEGADDKFCDDIFGETPTGVQKSGKGEGLRIERGGIHDNWDDAEGYYSYRFGEVLDGRYEVIAAHGRGVFSTVVRAKNLESSNGEPGEVAIKIIRSNDTMYKAGMDESVILKKLVGADPDDKRHCVRFLSSFKYRNHLCLVFESLHMNLREVLKKFGRNIGLRLTAVRAYAKQLFIALKHLRNCGVLHCDIKPDNMLVNEAKNVLKLCDFGNAMFAGKNEVTPYLVSRFYRAPEIILGLTYDHPLDMWSVGCCLYELYTGKVLFPGSTNNDMLRLHMELKGLFPKKMLRKGAFIEQHFDQDLNFLATEEDPVTKKAIKRMILNIKPKDIGTIITGSLGEDAKMLANFKDLLEKIFVLDPDKRLTVSQALNHPFITGDLPMVWAPSRG